The DNA region CGGATGTTCGAAACTTATAATTAAAGATCAAAaccttatttaaaaaaaatattttcaaaatacatacaCACACATATACTATTATAAATGAACCCTTTTCCTCATTTGTCCTAGGATATACTTCTTACCTAAAATCCATAAATTAAATAACCCTTTAAGATCAATTGTCTCATACATCGGAAGCCCCTTATATAACCTTAGTAAATATTTAGCCCAACTTCTAAACCATGCCTTTGAGAAAGATGATAGATACACTAGAAATTCCTTTGAGTTAGTTGAATATTTAAAAACAGTTACAATTCCGGACCGATACATACTAATTTCACTAGATGTAGTCTCACTCTATACAAATGTTCCACTTGACTTGGCGATAAcaataatcgaaaaaaaatgggggaAAATTGAGCCTCATACAACTCTatcagttgaagaatttttacaaCTGTTCACGTTTTGCatcgaaaatagttattttatgTTTAATGATGCATTTTTCAGGCAAATATTTGGATTGGGTATGGGAAATAATCTGGCACCGGTAACATCTGACATAGTAATGGTGGAAGTTCAGAATTTGGCTATTGATAAGTTGAGTTTTGGGATACCATTTTTTAAAAGATATGTTGATGACATTATCACGTCAATACCTTTCGATAAAAAGGATGAAATCTTAGCAGCATTCAATAGCATTCATCCCCGCTTGAAATTCACTATTGAAATAGAATCACATAATAACTCACTACCTTTTCTAGATACTTTATTGATCAGACGAGATAATAGAATAATTACAGATTGGTACCAAAAACCAACGTTTTCCGGGAGAATACtcaattttaattcaaaacaccatatggcacaaaaaattaacataattaataatttgaaACATAGAGCTCTCAAACtttctgataatgaatttcacgaaaaaaacaTCATTAAAATACAAACAATTCTAGAAAAAAATAACTATCctacaaaattcataaaaaaaattctgaacaaGAGTGAACCTGAGCACCACAGACCACAGGAAGAAAAAGaaaaccaaaaatatttcagtttaacTTACGTTGAAAATTTAGGAGAgcaaattaaaaatatattcaccaGATTAAACGTAAATATTGCCTTCAAATCTGACAATActataaaacaatttttcacaaaaaccaAAAGTGCAACTCCCAAAGAATTAATAAGTAACATGGTATATAAAATATCTTGTAACGACTGTCCAGCCACATATATTGGTCAAACTAGTCGCTACCTTAAGGACAGAATCTCAGAACACAAAAGAGACTCACTCAACATCCTTAAtcctttgaaaaacaaaaaggaaaataataCGGCACTCGCGGAGCATGTAGGAAGTCTTCTTCATTCCTTTAATTTCGATCCTAGGTCAGTAAAAATATTGGGTAGgcaaacaaattcaaaaaaacgGTTATTAGATGAAATGATATCCATAAAACAAGACGAAAATTCCATTAACAAAAGAAACGATATAGAAAGGTTGAATACCgcatattattatttaattggaaaaataaagaataaatagAAGCTTGTTGTCCAACCCGAGTGTATAAATTGCCATAATTGTCCGCGCATACTCCAGAAACATCTAACTTGATAATTTAACATCATCACATCAGTCTTTTCAAAGATTTAGATGCGAGCAGTAATttattctctttaattttaatttatgaCATCGAAATTTATGACAACAGAACCACAAAAGGTGAAAATGTAAGTTAAAAGTTCTCACAATTTTTCCGAACCCTTTTCCTCATTTATAATAGTATATGTGTGtgtatgtattttgaaaatattttttttaaataaggtTTTGATCTTTAATTATAAGTTTC from Coccinella septempunctata chromosome 1, icCocSept1.1, whole genome shotgun sequence includes:
- the LOC123310093 gene encoding uncharacterized protein LOC123310093, coding for MFNDAFFRQIFGLGMGNNLAPVTSDIVMVEVQNLAIDKLSFGIPFFKRYVDDIITSIPFDKKDEILAAFNSIHPRLKFTIEIESHNNSLPFLDTLLIRRDNRIITDWYQKPTFSGRILNFNSKHHMAQKINIINNLKHRALKLSDNEFHEKNIIKIQTILEKNNYPTKFIKKILNKSEPEHHRPQEEKENQKYFSLTYVENLGEQIKNIFTRLNVNIAFKSDNTIKQFFTKTKSATPKELISNMVYKISCNDCPATYIGQTSRYLKDRISEHKRDSLNILNPLKNKKENNTALAEHVGSLLHSFNFDPRSVKILGRQTNSKKRLLDEMISIKQDENSINKRNDIERLNTAYYYLIGKIKNK